DNA from Phragmites australis chromosome 16, lpPhrAust1.1, whole genome shotgun sequence:
ATGCTTTATCAAAGAAGAATAGTGGGAGTACTGATTATGGAATGCTTTAGGCTAGCTTAAAATAAACATTACTGAAATTTTATACTCCTATGATTATTGGTGGCATTTTCATTGACTTGTTGTAGCGTCATCCTAAGAGTAGCATGTCTAGGATGGCCTGAAATTAGCTTTCCTGGATGAGATTATTTCAGACTCATGTATTTTTCTGCAAGTTATCGCTTTATATGGTTCAGGTAACCCTGAACACTATATACATTTTCATGCAGTATTTTGTTGTGTTGGTGCTCTTGCAATCACCGGCTCTCTGCATCACATTGATAGAGATCTCCTTGGATGGTGGCTCTGCGAGCGCCAGTGTAGAGACGGTGGACTTAATGGGCGACCTGAGAAACTAGCTGATGTGAGATTTACTTTCTTCGTCTCAGGTTGTATATTATTTGCATCCCTCACTACTCCTTGCCACCCTGGATTTAATTGAACTGTTCAAATTCTGAAGGTTTGCTACTCGTGGTGGGTGTTATCAAGTTTGATAATGATTGATAGAGTGCACTGGATTGAcaaggaaaaacttacaaaattCATACTAAATTGTCAGGTAACTGTTTTATTATTCCCAACTCTGCCATTTGGATAACCATATATCCCTTGACTCATGGATCAGTTCCAATTATTTTCATGTATGTGGATCGGCAGGACATAGAAAATGGTGGCATTTCAGATAGACCAGATAATGCGGTAGATATCTATCACACATACTTCGGAGTTGCAGGTGCTTATTCTTAACGTACTGTGGTATTTTTATCATAAGGATCTTGTATGTGGCATGTGAATGAATTAGAATTATTAACTCTTCGCTGAATCAGTTAGCCTCTATTGCAAACAGGGCTTTCACTGATGGAGTACCCTGGGGTGAAGCCTATGGATCCTGCCTATGCGCTGCCGTTGGATGTTgtcaatcggattttcttgagAAAATAAAACATTCCACGGATGATACCATCGAATTTGGATAGTGTGGTCCAAAACTTAGAAATTCATAGTAGCAAGCCGTGGAAGAAAGGTAGTTGAGAGATGTAGAATCAATTTTAAATGGGGTCAGGGATAACATGTCCGAATATCACAAGAGCACATCTTAAACTTTCTTGACAGTCGACTATACAATTTTTGGCTGTTGTATTGTCTACCACGGCAGCAAACGTTGGTTGGCCGACTATTGTCCTCTTGTCGCTGTGTGTTTCAGGAATGTTTTTCTAGCATTTGGCACTTGCTGCGTTGGACATCCAatgaaagtttattttgtttcttgatCTGATTCTCTTATTACTTAGTGACATTGTATTGgccaaaagagaaaagagacaGATATGACTACTTGAGTCATCGAGCCACTTTAATGAACAGTGGTCTTCTTAGCAGACACACACAGCATAAGCATGTGACTCTAGAAGCCAAGTGTTCTAACGAAAATGCGCATGAATGATCGTGTCAAAGAGTTGTTGTAACAATATTTGACTGCTAACGTTTTAGCTAAACGAAGCAATCTATAACCAGTGTGAGAAATTTTGAAGCGCGGCGACTGCAGCAGCAAAAATTGTCAATTGAAACCAACACGTTCATATAAATCTTCTGAAGCAATCAACGGGCAATATATCCTGGTTTCTTTACTCAACTTGGTAGAACATAAGACTAACAATATTCGATAACGCTGTTAGGATCACATGGTCATATCTCAATACATAATCTCGAGATAACAATAAACAGCTACCTAGCACAGGAATTCAGGCTGAAACCTACGATAAAGCTACAGACTTACCAGCTACAATCCTCTCCCTAATTAAGCTTCAGATTTACACTGCATAGCAGCTAGTCAGAGAATGAGCGCCACTGAAGCGCAAATTGCTCCTTTTCTGCCCGGGAGGCAGTTTGCAAACGGTATATGGAGTCGGATTCGGTCAAGGATGCAGAGCTCATTTCCACGGCATGCTAGACAGGATTGGCGGTTGGTTATTGCTGCAGGAAGCCATGCCTTGATGCAGTGGTCGTGGGCTTCCAGCGCCACCAGATGATTCGCTCAATGTACCTCTTGAAGGGGGGCTGTTGGGCCCCATCCCGGTGGTCGGAGCGACCTTCAGTGGTGCCGATGAGGGGTCTGAAGGAGCATGCTGTTTTCGCTCTCTTTTTCCATCAGCATTGAAGCTTCCCACTACTATCTGCAGATAATATATGCAATACTGATAATCAATGTCATTGTCTTGAGTGTATAATAGACAGTAGAAATTATGCAGTGATTCCAAACTACTTATAGGATACCAACCCTAATTTGGAACACATCTACATTTCAAAAACAGAAGTAGGAATATTGAACTGGAGATGCACTGTTTCTAATAAATCACTGCAAGGGAGAAAAATAATACCTGAATTGGCGAAGCTGCTATGAGAAGACCTGCAACTCCACCACCCAAGAGACGACCATCAGGACCAGCCAGTGACACACTGAGCCCTCCGGTTCGACTATGCTGGCCTCCATTCTCCGTTAGAAGGAATGACCCAGACAGTGATAGTATCTCGAATCGACCCTacggaaaaaaaaaggaattattAGTGTTTGTAATTAAAGTATTCTACATTGTACAGTGACAACACATCTGCGACTAGACAAGAAGTTTACACCTCTCACAATCCAATCAATATATCTGGAAAGTTTACGATTAACAGCTTGTGACAATATTTCTATTTCACAGAGAATTATTATCTATTGGTTTCCACTGGCTATAAGTACAAACCTCGTATGTTACGGTTCCACCTGAAGTAGCAGTCTGGCGAAGTGTTACATTTGATATGGCACCATTTGCTGAGAGAACGCAAACTGCACGTGTTCCATGCTGAGAAAACGACATAATCTTTGCTGACACATCCTGAAAAGAAGAGTGCAAGTATTTGTTTCATCAATATTCAGATAACTCTGCAAATAAAAGATCCTGGAACCTTTAGCTTTGCTTTAATGAACAGTCAGAAGTTCAGAACTCAACACCTTAACattttctggaaaaaaaataagaggCAATTTAGCATTTTTAAGCTATGCAAGTACCACTAATAGCAAAGTCACAGCAATAGAAAATTAAGTAACATAAATTATGGTCAACTACAGAGCTTCTAAAGCACAGTATCAAAGCTGGTCAATTTGGAATGAATTAGTCACCGATTGGATTTTCTAAATGAAACATTTTTTGAATGATAATAACATAAAGCAGCCAATCATATGCACGCGCCAGAATTGCGACAACAAAACTAGAAATGTTGCAAATGATCAAGAGGAGATTGATAATCAGTTACCACAGTACAAAATGAAAAAGTTTACACTCATAATTGTCATCAGCACCATATGATAGAAAGAAGACATCTAAACACAATGATATAGCTTAGTGCAAAATAGGAATTAGTTCGCGCTTCAAATTGCATTTCTGAATTAACAATTTGGCAATTTTCAACTTACTGAAGAAATGGCAAACCatactttctttttttctggttAAAAGATTGTATAGTGGGAACAGTATAGAAAGAAAAGTAGTGACAAAATGTAAAACATGTGCAGAGAATCCAGGAAAAATGAAGGTGAGAACATATTCTGAGAatagaacaagaaaagaaactatCAACATGTTGAAATGCAAGATAGGATGCTATACCTCCCCAGCTTGAACTGTAATAACATGAGGTGTAAATCCAACTCCTGATGACCCTACAAGATGACTTTAAATTAGGGCTAGCTATGTTAAtcataaagaaaaatagagttgaTGCACATCAACTTCACACAATTTAGCATACATAATACATGTATTTCATAATTTAGCAGAGAAATAACCACATGTCCACCATTCTCAAAATCAAAGCATGAATAGTTAAATACTGACATAATCGAAGATAAACAAGGCCATTCAAAATCAATCATTTTGTACAGTGCATTAATAAAAGCTAGATGGATAATTTTCATAGAACTACACCCTTCAACAGTTGTAACATGGTAAACTGCGAACCAGATCTAACCTCTACACGCATCTAATAAGAAACTTGAGCCAGCTAAAgacaatttttttctaatattctaCATCGACAACATCCATAAGGAAAACAAGAGCAATTTTTTCTTCTGCTCCTACTGAAAAGGCAAACCGTCCAACAGAGCGAGCATTGGAGTAAAGATTTTACTGATAGCATCAATGCGCGGCTTGTTGGTAGACCCCTTAGGCCGGCCCCGCTTCTTCATTCCGTCCGGCGACACCACCGTCAAAGGGTTCGCCGGATTCAACCCCTCCGGTGAGAACGGCCCAGAAGAACCCTGTGTCATCGCCGGCGACCCTGTAGCCGCAGGCACCAATGCCAGCGACATGGACCCGTCGAGCCCGTACTTCCTTGGCCGCCCGCGCTTCTTCTTGGCCACTGGTTCCCCCATGCCCGCCGACGCCGCGGCGCCATTGCCTCCAGCGACCACCGCCACGGACATGCTAGCGCCGTGGACCGCGCCTTGCGGCTGGTAAACCGGCGGCAAGGCCGAGGAGCTCACTGGGGCGAAGACAGGTGTGCCGTCCGCGGTGTACGCCATCCGCACACTCTGCATGGCTACGGACGACGGCGGCccaggcgccggcgccggcgccggcgggctCTTCGGCATACCGAACAGATCCCTCCCCGCCATCAGCCCTTGCTCGGACCTCACCTCCATGGTGGAATAGAACCCGTTTCTTGGACTTGAACTCTAAAACCTGCAATTTTTATCACCGGCGCTAGCTCACGAGCGCTCATGTGAGGTCCGGACTAGGGATTGCAAGGCTGCAAAACAAAAACCCATAAAACCCCTCAGTGCTCAAAGACGAGATCTTTCTCACGACGAACACACAGTTTTACAGCAGAAGCAAATTACTGGAAGAAATGGAAGATAAAAATAGGTAGAAACGAAAATAAAACCGAACAACTCGGTGCTCAAAGACGAGATCTTTCTCACGACGAACACACAGTTTTACAGCAGAAGCAAATTACTGGAAGAAATGGAAGATAAAAATAGGTGGGAACGAAAATAAAACCAAATAATAATAACTTAAGGAAATGGAAGATAAAAATAGGTTAAGAAAATGGTAAAAGCTCCAGGAAAAGGTAGGTTGAAACACCAAGCTTGGGTCAGGATTTAGCAAACAGAGCACAGAAGCTGCAGATCCCCATTTTTGCCCGGATTTCGCAGGCGAAAAAACCAACAAATCACCAGAATTTCGGGACCCATAgttgcaaaagaagaaaaatattaagtTGAAAAAGGATAAGGAAAAACAAGAAGCCAGCACAGTTCCAAACTGGAGCTCATGAGCTAGGAGAAGACATCACAAACTCACACTAGCACCACACAAGGAGACGAACAAACTTGGGAGATTTCAACTACCTAGCACTCATGGTTTCTTGCTTATAGCCTCCAatttatctctctcttttttttcctccttttcttcgCCTCTCTAGTTCACATGGGCTCTTTCTTTTTCACAATTAACAAAAAGGATTTTTttcagggaaaaagaaaaataggatGCAGGTAAGTAGAGCACGCCAAAATTGCCTCGGGAGAAATATATAATTGCTGTAGCAGATAAGAAGAGGAGTAGATGGATCACGGATGCAGGGGTCCATCTCATTTGACCCCAGCACTGGTGCAATTTACTTTGAGACCCCCTCTAGCTTTTGGCCTTACTTGAGTGATTGTCTGTGCTCTTTTTCTGTGTTTGGTTTACCCTGGCCGCTGGGGCAGATTGGCCTAAAACACAGCTAATAGCTATTCCACCAATCATTTCCCAGCAAGAAAACAAATGGCATGCAAAAACCAGATTGCCGTTTTTATTTTTGGTCAGATTGCCGCAGGAAGTCTGAACTCGTCGTCTCCTCCTGGTTGCAAAATGAGAGATTTATAAAGACCTTTGCTTATCTATAGAAGTGCCTCCGTAAAAACCGTCGTGGTAAAGTTTGTTTCCATTCTTGTGCTAAATTTA
Protein-coding regions in this window:
- the LOC133895520 gene encoding AT-hook motif nuclear-localized protein 10-like; the protein is MEVRSEQGLMAGRDLFGMPKSPPAPAPAPGPPSSVAMQSVRMAYTADGTPVFAPVSSSALPPVYQPQGAVHGASMSVAVVAGGNGAAASAGMGEPVAKKKRGRPRKYGLDGSMSLALVPAATGSPAMTQGSSGPFSPEGLNPANPLTVVSPDGMKKRGRPKGSTNKPRIDAIRSSGVGFTPHVITVQAGEDVSAKIMSFSQHGTRAVCVLSANGAISNVTLRQTATSGGTVTYEGRFEILSLSGSFLLTENGGQHSRTGGLSVSLAGPDGRLLGGGVAGLLIAASPIQIVVGSFNADGKRERKQHAPSDPSSAPLKVAPTTGMGPNSPPSRGTLSESSGGAGSPRPLHQGMASCSNNQPPILSSMPWK